CGATCGTGTCGCTCGGCTGCGTCGTCTCGGGCGGCCACCTCGAGCGCAGCGTGCTCGGGCCCTGGGTGACGGTCGACTCGGGCGCCACGGTCGTGGACTCGGTCGTCTTCGAGCGGGTCCACATCGAGCACGACGCGACGGTGCAGCGCGCGATCCTCGACAAGGAGGTCGTGGTCGAGTCCGGCGCGACCGTCGGCGTGGACGCCGCGCTCGACCGCTCGCGCGGCTTCACCGTCACCGACTCGGGGATCACCGTGGTCGGCAAGGGCGAGCGCGTCGCGGCGGGCTGAGCGGGGCCGCTAGGCTCGGGGCCCGTGCCCTCCTTCCTCGTCGTGCTCGATGTCGACTCCACGCTGATCGAGGAGGAGGCGATCGAGCTCCTCGCCGAGGAGGCGGGCGTCGTCGACGAGGTCCGCGAGGTCACGCTCCGCGCCATGAACGGCGAGCTCGACTTCGAGGCCTCGCTCCGCGAGCGCGCCGCGACCCTCACGGGGCTCGGCGCCGGGGTCTTCGAGCGGGTGCGCGAGCGCGTGACGCTCACGCGCGGCGTCCCGGAGATGGCGGCCGGCATCCGGGCGGCGGGCGGCGCCGTCGCGGTCGTGTCGGGCGGCTTCCACGAGATCATCGACCCCGTCGCCGAGGCGCTGCGACTCGACTTCTGGCGAGCCAACCGTCTCGAGGTCCGCGACGGCGCGCTGACCGGCGAGGTCGTGCCGCCCGTCGTCGACGCGGCCGCGAAGGCGGACGCGCTGCGCGAATGGGCGGCGGCCCTCGACCTGCCGCTCGCGCGCACGCTCGCGATCGGCGACGGCGCGAACGACCTCGAGATGATGGCGATCTGCGGGCTCTCGATCGGCTTCGACGCGAAGGCCCCCGTCCGGCAGGCCGCCGATCTGCTCCTCGACGAGCGCGACCTGTCGGCCGTGCTCGCCGTGCTCCAGCTGCCCCGCGTCTGAGCGCGCCGCGGCGAGAGCGGCCTAGTGCCCCATCCCGAGTCCGCCGTCGACGGGGATGACGGCGCCCGAGATGTAGGCCGCGTCGTCGCCCGCGAGCCACAGCACGGCCTTGGCGACCTCCTCCGCGCTGCCGTACCGCCCGGCGGGGATGGACTTCCGGTACTCGGCCTGCGTCGCCTCCGGCAGCTCGGCCGTCATGTCGGTCTCGATGAAGCCGGGTGCGACGACGTTCGCCGTGATGCCGCGTGCGCCGAGCTCGCGCGTGATCGAGCGGGCCATGCCGACGAGACCGGCCTTCGAGGACGAGTAGTTGATCTGGCCCGGCCCGCCGAAGAGGCCCACGACGCTCGAGATGAGCACGACGCGGCCGAAGCGGGCCTTGAGCATGCCCTTCGAGGCGCGCTTCACGACGCGGAACGAGCCGCCCAGGTTCGTGTCGACGACCGCCGAGAAGTCCTCCTCCGACATGCGGAGCAGGAGGGTGTCGCGCGTGATGCCCGCGTTCGCGACGACGACCTCGACCGCGCCGAGCTGCTCCTCGACCTGCGTGAACGCCGCATCGATCGAGGCCGCGTCCGTCATCTCCGCGCGGACGGTGAGGGCGCCCTCGGGGCCCTCGCCCGAGCGCGCCGTCACGGCGACGCGGTGGCCCGCCGCGATGAAGGCCTCCGCGATGGCGCGGCCGATGCCGCGGTTGCCGCCGGTGATGAGGACAGTGCGCTGGGTCATGCGCTCCAGCGTAGCGACGCGGGGCGCGCGCACGGCGCACGGCGGCGCACGAGCGTAGGCTGGAGCGGTCATGCGCCGTCCACCCGCCTCCAGCATCACGGAGCTGCCGGCCTCCCCCGAGGAGGAGCAGCGGGGGCGCGTCCTGCGCTACAGCATCGCGATGGGCGTGCGCATGCTGTGCATCGTCGCCTGCGTGTTCGTGCACGGCTGGTGGCTCGTCATCCCGGCGGTCGGCGCGATCGTCCTCCCGTACTTCGCGGTCCTCATCGCGAACGCGCACATCGCGAAGCCGGCGGCCGTCGTCGAGCGCCCCGGCGCGATCGTGCCGGTCGCCCCCTCGGTCCGCCGCGAGGGGCCGCGGTGATCGGCTTCGGCGAGACCCGCATCCGCTGCTCGGCGTCCGCCTGCGAGTCGGAGGCGGCGTGGGGGATCAACTGGCGCAACCCCCGCATCCACGGCCCCGAGCGCGTCAAGGTGTGGCTCGCCTGCGACGCGCACCGCGAGCACCTCGCCGGCTATCTCTCGAGCCGCGGGTTCCCGGTCGTCGTCGCGCCGCTCGGCGAGACGGTGGAGCTCGTGCCGGACGGGGCGGTGCCGTGAACGGCACCAGGCGGTGGATCGGGTACGTCGCGCTCACGGTCGTCTTCGCGCTCGCCTGCGGGCTCCTCTCCTGGTGGCAGTGGTCCCGTCGAGCCGAGGCCGTCGAGGCGATCGAGCTCGTCGAGCAGAACTTCGACGCGGCGCCCGTGCCGCTCGAGGCGGAGCTGCCGGTGCTCGACGACTGGTCGCCCTCGCAGGAGTGGCAGCCGGTCGTGATGACCGGCACCTACCTCGTGGAGGATCAGCTGCTCGTGCGCAACCGCCCCCGCAACGGCGGGCCGGGCTGGGAGGTGCTCACGCCGCTCCGCCTCGACGACGGGCGGGTCTTCGTCGTCGATCGGGGCTGGCTCCCGCTCGGCAGCGTCGACGATGTGCCGGATGTCGTGCCGGCCCCGCCCGAAGGGGTGGTCACGGTGGTCGCGCGCCTCAAGGCCGGCGAGCCGACGCTCCCCGGCCGCTCGGCGCCCGAGGGCCAGATCTCGACCATCCACCTCCCCCAGGTCGCGGACCTCGTCGCGGGCGAGACCTGGACGGGCGCCTACGGCCTCCTCGAGTCCGAGGATCCGGCCGCCGACAGCCGCCCGCTGCCGGTCGTCCGCCCGCCCGCCGACGAGGGCCCCCACCTCTCCTACGCCTTCCAGTGGATCGCCTTCGGCGTGCTCGCCTTCGTCGCGCTCTTCTGGGGCATCCGCCACGAGCGCCGCGCGCGGCTCGAGGAGGAGCGCGTCGCCGCCGGCGGCGAGCCCGCCCCCGAGCGACGCCGCGGACGCGGCGGCGAGGACGCCGACGCGGAGGACGCGCTGCTCGATGCCGCCGGACGCTGAGCGCTCCGGCAGCGGGCGCACCTAGGCGAGGGTGATGAGCTCGGCGTAGTCCTTGTTCCAGTGGTCCTCGACCCCGTCGGGGAGGATGAGCACGCGCTCCGGGTTGAGCGCCTCGACCGCGCCCTCGTCGTGCGAGACGAGCACGACGGCGCCCGAGTAGCCGGCGAGGGCGCCGAGGATCTCCTCGCGGCTCGCAGGGTCGAGGTTGTTCGTGGGCTCATCGAGCAGCAGCACGTTCGCCCCCGAGACGACGATCATCGCGAGCGCGAGGCGGGTCTTCTCGCCGCCCGAGAGGACGCCCGCGGGCTTGTCGGCGTCATCCCCCGTGAACAGGAAGGAGCCGAGCACGCGCCTGGCCTCGGTCGCGTTGAGCTGCGGCGAGGAGGAGAGCATGTTCTCGAGCACCGAGCGCTTGACGTCGATCGTCTCGTGCTCCTGCGCGTAGTACCCGATGCGGAGGCCGTGGCCGGGCTCCACCTGGCCGGTGTCGGGGCGGTCGACGCCCGCCAGGATGCGGAGCAGCGTCGTCTTGCCGGCGCCGTTGAAGCCGAGCACGACGACCTTCGAGCCGCGGTCGATCGCGAGATCCACGGCGGTGAAGATCTCGAGCGAGCCGTAGGACTTCGAGAGGTCGGATGCCGTGAGCGGCGTGCGCCCGCAGGCGGCGGGCTCCGGGAAGCGGAGCTTCGCGACGCGGTCCACCTGGCGGACCTCCTCGAGGCCCGAGAGCATCTTCTCCGCCCGCGCGACCATCTGGTGCGCCGCAGCCGCCTTCGAGGCCTTCGCGCCGAAGCGCGCCGCCTGCTGCTGCAGCTGCGTCGCCTTCTTCTCGACGTTGGAGCGCTCCTTGCGGCGGCGCTCCTCGTCGGCGGCGCGCTGGCGCAGGTAGTGCTTCCAGCCCATGTTGTAGACGTCGATGACCTGGCGGTTCGCGTCGAGGTAGAAGACCTTGTTGACGACCTCGTCGACGAGGTCGACGTCGTGGCTGATCACGATGACGCCGCCCTGATACTGCTTGAGGAACTCGCGCAGCCAGACGACCGAGTCGGCATCGAGGTGGTTGGTCGGCTCGTCGAGGATCATCGTGTCGGCGCCTGAGAACAGGATCCTGGCGAGCTCGATGCGGCGCCGCTGACCGCCCGAGAGGGTCTTCAGCTGCTGATCGAGGATGCGATCCGGCAGGGCGAGGTTCGAGGCGATCGACGCCGCCTCGGCCTCCGCCGCGTAGCCGCCGAGCGCGAGGAAGCGATCCTCGGCCTTCGCATAGGCGTCCATGCCCGCCTCGCTGGTGCGCGCATCCTCGCTCGCCATGTCCTCGGTCGCCTGCCGCATGCGCAGCACGATCGATCCGAGCCCGCGGGCGTCGAGGATGCGGGTGCGGGCCGTCTGCTCCGGGTCGCCCGTGCGCGGGTCCTGCGGGAGGTAGCCGATCTCGCCGGTGCGGGTGATCTCGCCGGCGCTCGGCTGCCCCTCCCCCGCGAGCGTCTTCGTGAGCGTCGTCTTGCCCGCCCCGTTGCGCCCGACCAGCCCGATCTTGTCGCCCTTGTCGACGCGGAAAGCCACGTCCTCCATGAGCACGCGGGCTCCG
The Homoserinibacter sp. YIM 151385 DNA segment above includes these coding regions:
- a CDS encoding ABC-F family ATP-binding cassette domain-containing protein, which codes for MLAVTGLEIRVGARVLMEDVAFRVDKGDKIGLVGRNGAGKTTLTKTLAGEGQPSAGEITRTGEIGYLPQDPRTGDPEQTARTRILDARGLGSIVLRMRQATEDMASEDARTSEAGMDAYAKAEDRFLALGGYAAEAEAASIASNLALPDRILDQQLKTLSGGQRRRIELARILFSGADTMILDEPTNHLDADSVVWLREFLKQYQGGVIVISHDVDLVDEVVNKVFYLDANRQVIDVYNMGWKHYLRQRAADEERRRKERSNVEKKATQLQQQAARFGAKASKAAAAHQMVARAEKMLSGLEEVRQVDRVAKLRFPEPAACGRTPLTASDLSKSYGSLEIFTAVDLAIDRGSKVVVLGFNGAGKTTLLRILAGVDRPDTGQVEPGHGLRIGYYAQEHETIDVKRSVLENMLSSSPQLNATEARRVLGSFLFTGDDADKPAGVLSGGEKTRLALAMIVVSGANVLLLDEPTNNLDPASREEILGALAGYSGAVVLVSHDEGAVEALNPERVLILPDGVEDHWNKDYAELITLA
- the serB gene encoding phosphoserine phosphatase SerB — translated: MPSFLVVLDVDSTLIEEEAIELLAEEAGVVDEVREVTLRAMNGELDFEASLRERAATLTGLGAGVFERVRERVTLTRGVPEMAAGIRAAGGAVAVVSGGFHEIIDPVAEALRLDFWRANRLEVRDGALTGEVVPPVVDAAAKADALREWAAALDLPLARTLAIGDGANDLEMMAICGLSIGFDAKAPVRQAADLLLDERDLSAVLAVLQLPRV
- the fabG gene encoding 3-oxoacyl-ACP reductase FabG; protein product: MTQRTVLITGGNRGIGRAIAEAFIAAGHRVAVTARSGEGPEGALTVRAEMTDAASIDAAFTQVEEQLGAVEVVVANAGITRDTLLLRMSEEDFSAVVDTNLGGSFRVVKRASKGMLKARFGRVVLISSVVGLFGGPGQINYSSSKAGLVGMARSITRELGARGITANVVAPGFIETDMTAELPEATQAEYRKSIPAGRYGSAEEVAKAVLWLAGDDAAYISGAVIPVDGGLGMGH
- a CDS encoding SURF1 family cytochrome oxidase biogenesis protein; this translates as MNGTRRWIGYVALTVVFALACGLLSWWQWSRRAEAVEAIELVEQNFDAAPVPLEAELPVLDDWSPSQEWQPVVMTGTYLVEDQLLVRNRPRNGGPGWEVLTPLRLDDGRVFVVDRGWLPLGSVDDVPDVVPAPPEGVVTVVARLKAGEPTLPGRSAPEGQISTIHLPQVADLVAGETWTGAYGLLESEDPAADSRPLPVVRPPADEGPHLSYAFQWIAFGVLAFVALFWGIRHERRARLEEERVAAGGEPAPERRRGRGGEDADAEDALLDAAGR
- a CDS encoding DUF3099 domain-containing protein, which produces MRRPPASSITELPASPEEEQRGRVLRYSIAMGVRMLCIVACVFVHGWWLVIPAVGAIVLPYFAVLIANAHIAKPAAVVERPGAIVPVAPSVRREGPR